Proteins encoded together in one Pseudoroseomonas cervicalis window:
- a CDS encoding peroxiredoxin, whose product MTIQTGDSIPAQTLTQATAEGPRELSTEALFGAKTVVLFGVPGAFTPTCSARHMPGFLQNLEALKAKGVDTVACMAVNDAFVMNAWAKDQGVEDRVVMIADGAAAFTRALGLEFDLTARGLGVRCQRFVLVAKDGKVAHVAVEAPGAFEVSSAEAVLAAL is encoded by the coding sequence ATGACCATCCAGACCGGCGATTCGATTCCCGCCCAGACGCTGACCCAGGCCACCGCCGAGGGCCCGCGCGAGCTCTCCACCGAGGCGCTGTTCGGGGCCAAGACGGTGGTGCTGTTCGGCGTGCCGGGCGCCTTCACGCCGACCTGCTCGGCCCGCCACATGCCGGGCTTCCTGCAGAATCTGGAGGCGCTGAAGGCCAAGGGTGTCGACACCGTGGCTTGCATGGCGGTGAACGATGCCTTCGTGATGAATGCCTGGGCCAAGGACCAGGGTGTCGAGGACCGGGTGGTGATGATCGCCGATGGCGCGGCCGCCTTCACCCGCGCGCTGGGGCTGGAATTCGACCTGACGGCGCGCGGCCTGGGCGTGCGCTGCCAGCGCTTCGTGCTGGTGGCCAAGGACGGCAAGGTGGCGCATGTGGCGGTCGAGGCGCCGGGTGCCTTCGAGGTGTCCAGCGCCGAAGCCGTGCTCGCCGCCCTCTGA
- a CDS encoding RidA family protein — protein MAEIRFSDPEGVPAPMGPYSQAALIQGAGRRLVISGQIGQRADGTVPEAPAAQMAQALANLQAVLAAHAMRPGQVVRVLVLLTDRALLPEWRQARNAAFGAHRPCSTLMIVAGLADPRLVVEVEAEAID, from the coding sequence ATGGCGGAGATCCGGTTTTCCGACCCGGAGGGCGTGCCGGCGCCGATGGGCCCCTATTCCCAGGCGGCGCTGATCCAGGGCGCGGGCCGGCGGCTGGTCATCAGCGGCCAGATCGGCCAGCGCGCGGACGGCACGGTGCCCGAGGCACCGGCCGCGCAGATGGCCCAGGCGCTGGCGAATCTGCAGGCCGTGCTGGCGGCGCATGCGATGCGCCCCGGGCAGGTTGTGCGGGTGCTGGTGCTGCTGACCGACCGTGCCCTGCTGCCGGAATGGCGCCAGGCGCGCAACGCCGCCTTCGGCGCGCACAGGCCCTGCAGCACGCTGATGATCGTGGCGGGGCTGGCCGACCCCCGCCTGGTGGTGGAAGTCGAGGCCGAGGCCATCGATTGA
- a CDS encoding aspartate aminotransferase family protein: protein MIPALMPTYNRADLAFERGEGAWLWTVDGRRFLDFGSGIATTSIGHAHPHLVQTVAEQAAKVMHVSNLYRVPQAERLAARLVETSFADSVFFCNSGAEANEGMMKAVRKYHAENGHPEKFRFICFEGAFHGRTLAALAATGNPKYLEGFGPAPEGFDHIPFGNMNAVRDAIGPNTAAIMIEPIQGEGGVRPAELRFLRELRAVCDEFGLLLALDEVQTGMGRSGKLWAHQWAGIEPDVMSSAKGIGGGFPLGAILAKEKVAQYLKPGTHGTTYGGNPLACAAGNAVLDVILAPGFLEQVDRVARHLWRSMQDLAARHPGVTSGVRGAGLLLGLQLLPEVTNTELQAAAVAEGLLTVAAGQNVLRVAPSLIITEAEVDQAIEMLDRALRRVTPSQAKVAAK from the coding sequence GTGATCCCCGCCCTGATGCCGACCTACAACCGTGCCGACCTCGCTTTCGAGCGGGGCGAGGGCGCCTGGCTGTGGACGGTGGATGGCCGACGATTCCTGGATTTCGGCAGCGGCATCGCCACCACCAGCATCGGGCATGCGCATCCGCATCTGGTGCAGACCGTCGCCGAGCAGGCGGCCAAGGTGATGCACGTCTCCAACCTCTACCGCGTGCCGCAGGCCGAGCGCCTGGCGGCGCGGCTGGTCGAGACCTCCTTCGCCGACAGCGTCTTCTTCTGCAACTCGGGCGCCGAGGCGAATGAGGGCATGATGAAGGCCGTCCGCAAATACCATGCGGAGAACGGCCATCCGGAGAAGTTCCGCTTCATCTGCTTCGAGGGCGCCTTCCACGGCCGCACCCTCGCGGCGCTGGCGGCCACCGGCAACCCGAAATACCTGGAGGGCTTCGGCCCGGCGCCGGAGGGGTTCGACCACATCCCCTTCGGCAACATGAACGCGGTGCGCGACGCCATCGGCCCGAACACCGCGGCCATCATGATCGAGCCGATCCAGGGCGAGGGCGGCGTGCGCCCGGCCGAGCTGCGCTTCCTGCGCGAGCTGCGCGCCGTCTGCGACGAGTTCGGCCTGCTGCTGGCGCTGGACGAGGTGCAGACCGGCATGGGCCGCTCCGGCAAGCTCTGGGCGCATCAATGGGCCGGGATCGAGCCGGATGTGATGTCCTCGGCCAAGGGCATCGGCGGCGGCTTCCCGCTCGGCGCCATCCTGGCGAAGGAGAAGGTGGCCCAGTATCTGAAGCCGGGCACCCATGGCACCACCTATGGCGGCAACCCGCTGGCCTGCGCCGCCGGCAATGCGGTGCTCGACGTCATCCTGGCGCCGGGCTTCCTGGAGCAGGTGGACCGCGTCGCCCGCCATCTCTGGCGTTCGATGCAGGATCTCGCCGCGCGCCATCCGGGGGTGACCTCGGGCGTGCGCGGCGCCGGGCTGCTGCTCGGCCTGCAGCTGCTGCCGGAGGTGACCAACACCGAGCTGCAGGCGGCCGCGGTGGCGGAAGGCCTGCTGACGGTGGCGGCGGGGCAGAATGTGCTGCGCGTCGCGCCCTCGCTGATCATCACCGAGGCCGAGGTGGATCAGGCGATCGAGATGCTCGACCGCGCGCTGCGCCGCGTCACCCCCTCGCAGGCGAAGGTGGCCGCCAAGTGA
- the folE gene encoding GTP cyclohydrolase I FolE, translating into MPLPPAAKRALPDVTAPRPSREAAEEAVRTLLLWAGDDPEREGLRDTPARVARAYEEFFSGYQEDPVALLARSFEETEGYDEMVVLRDIRVESHCEHHMVPIIGRAHVAYLPSGRVVGISKLARVVEAYARRLQIQEKLTAQIANSIQEVLQPRGVAVVIEASHQCMTTRGVHKPGVSMITSRMLGAFREDAGLRREFLAMTRGAPAPEA; encoded by the coding sequence ATGCCCCTGCCGCCCGCCGCCAAGCGGGCCCTGCCCGATGTCACCGCCCCCCGCCCGAGCCGGGAGGCGGCCGAGGAGGCGGTGCGCACCCTGCTGCTCTGGGCCGGCGACGACCCGGAGCGCGAGGGGCTGCGGGACACGCCGGCGCGGGTGGCGCGGGCCTATGAGGAATTCTTCTCCGGCTACCAGGAGGACCCGGTGGCGCTGCTCGCCCGCTCCTTCGAGGAGACGGAGGGCTATGACGAGATGGTGGTGCTGCGCGACATCCGCGTGGAGAGCCATTGCGAGCACCACATGGTGCCGATCATCGGCCGCGCCCATGTCGCCTACCTGCCCTCCGGCCGGGTGGTCGGCATCAGCAAGCTGGCCCGGGTGGTCGAGGCCTATGCCCGCCGCCTGCAGATCCAGGAGAAGCTGACGGCGCAGATCGCCAACTCGATCCAGGAGGTGCTGCAGCCGCGCGGCGTCGCCGTGGTGATCGAGGCCAGCCACCAATGCATGACCACCCGCGGCGTGCACAAGCCGGGGGTCAGCATGATCACCAGCCGCATGCTGGGCGCCTTCCGCGAGGATGCCGGGCTGCGCCGGGAATTCCTCGCCATGACGCGCGGGGCGCCGGCGCCCGAGGCCTGA
- the apaG gene encoding Co2+/Mg2+ efflux protein ApaG, which yields MSQPPLFTATTHEIRVSVRAFYLEDQSNPEQSHFVWAYRVTIENLGQRTVQLLRRSWQITDAQGRMQQVHGPGVVGEQPVLEAGESFEYTSGTPLSTPSGFMRGTYHMVETASGEAFDIAIPAFSLDSPHQTGAMH from the coding sequence ATGTCGCAACCGCCCCTCTTCACCGCCACCACGCACGAGATCCGCGTCTCGGTGCGCGCCTTCTATCTCGAGGACCAGTCGAACCCCGAGCAGTCGCATTTCGTCTGGGCCTATCGGGTGACGATCGAGAATCTCGGCCAGCGCACCGTGCAGCTGCTCAGGCGGAGCTGGCAGATCACCGACGCCCAGGGGCGCATGCAGCAGGTGCACGGCCCCGGCGTGGTGGGGGAACAGCCGGTGCTGGAAGCGGGCGAGAGCTTCGAATACACCTCCGGCACGCCGCTCTCGACGCCGTCGGGCTTCATGCGCGGCACCTACCACATGGTCGAGACCGCCAGCGGCGAGGCCTTCGACATCGCCATCCCCGCCTTCAGCCTGGACAGCCCGCACCAGACCGGCGCGATGCACTGA
- a CDS encoding YqgE/AlgH family protein, translated as MARRAREDEIPEAFGGRSRAARGEDGPLLQAGYLGGQLLIAMPGMQDPRFVRSVICLCAHSADGAMGIVLNKPLDNLSFEELLRQLEVEPTPPQRQIRLMAGGPVEGGRGFVLHTTDWSSEGSLKVTGELALTASVDILKAIAGGGGPRLGLLALGYAGWGPGQLEDEIQRNAWLSVPADEALLFEGPPDDKWRLALAKLRVDPLLLSGSAGHA; from the coding sequence ATGGCACGACGCGCACGCGAGGACGAAATTCCCGAGGCTTTCGGCGGCCGCTCCCGGGCCGCGCGGGGCGAGGACGGCCCCCTGTTGCAGGCGGGCTATCTGGGCGGGCAGCTGCTGATCGCCATGCCCGGCATGCAGGATCCGCGCTTCGTCCGCTCGGTCATCTGCCTCTGCGCGCATTCGGCCGATGGCGCCATGGGCATCGTGCTGAACAAGCCGCTCGACAATCTGAGCTTCGAGGAGCTGCTGCGCCAGCTGGAGGTCGAGCCCACGCCGCCGCAGCGGCAGATCCGGCTGATGGCCGGCGGCCCGGTCGAGGGCGGGCGCGGCTTCGTGCTGCACACCACCGACTGGTCCAGCGAGGGCAGCCTGAAGGTGACGGGCGAGCTGGCGCTGACCGCCAGCGTCGACATCCTGAAGGCGATCGCCGGCGGCGGCGGCCCGCGCCTCGGCCTGCTGGCGCTGGGCTATGCCGGCTGGGGCCCCGGCCAGCTGGAGGACGAGATCCAGCGCAATGCCTGGCTCAGCGTGCCGGCCGATGAGGCGCTGCTGTTCGAGGGCCCGCCGGACGACAAATGGCGCCTGGCCCTGGCCAAGCTGCGGGTCGACCCGCTGCTGCTCTCCGGCAGCGCCGGCCACGCCTGA
- the argF gene encoding ornithine carbamoyltransferase, protein MLQLAADAKAGRVPEKPLAGKSVALIFEKPSTRTRVSFEVGIQKLGGHAVVLSARDMQLGRGESVADTARVLSRYVDAIMLRTDSVAKLRGLAEHATVPVINGLTDVSHPCQLMADILTFEEHRGPVAGKVFAWTGDGNNVAQSFIQAAARFGFILRLATPPELAPPAQLVDWARREGARVELTSDPVEAVRGADCVVTDTWVSMSDEKEDGPSARHNLLAPYQLNAALLKHAKPEALVMHCLPAHRGEEITEEVIEGPQSVVFDEAENRLHAQNGVLLWALAGL, encoded by the coding sequence ATGCTGCAGCTGGCGGCCGACGCCAAGGCCGGCCGCGTGCCGGAGAAGCCGCTGGCCGGCAAGTCGGTGGCGCTGATCTTCGAGAAGCCCTCGACCCGCACCCGCGTCTCCTTCGAGGTCGGCATCCAGAAGCTCGGCGGCCATGCCGTGGTGCTCTCCGCCCGCGACATGCAGCTCGGCCGCGGCGAGAGCGTGGCGGACACGGCGCGCGTGCTGTCGCGCTATGTGGACGCCATCATGCTGCGCACCGACAGCGTGGCGAAGCTGCGCGGCCTGGCCGAGCACGCCACCGTGCCGGTGATCAACGGGCTGACCGATGTCTCCCACCCCTGCCAGCTGATGGCCGACATCCTCACCTTCGAGGAGCATCGCGGCCCGGTCGCCGGCAAGGTCTTCGCCTGGACCGGCGATGGCAACAATGTCGCGCAGAGCTTCATCCAGGCGGCCGCGCGCTTCGGCTTCATCCTGCGGCTGGCGACACCGCCGGAGCTGGCGCCGCCGGCCCAGCTGGTCGACTGGGCGCGGCGCGAGGGGGCGCGGGTCGAGCTGACCTCCGACCCGGTGGAGGCGGTGCGCGGCGCCGATTGCGTGGTGACCGACACCTGGGTCTCCATGTCGGACGAGAAGGAGGATGGGCCCTCCGCCCGCCACAACCTGCTCGCCCCCTACCAGCTGAACGCGGCGCTGCTGAAGCATGCCAAGCCCGAGGCGCTGGTGATGCATTGCCTGCCCGCGCATCGCGGCGAGGAGATCACCGAGGAGGTGATCGAGGGGCCGCAGAGCGTGGTGTTCGACGAGGCGGAGAACCGGCTGCACGCGCAGAATGGCGTGCTGCTCTGGGCGCTGGCCGGGCTCTAG
- a CDS encoding sensor domain-containing diguanylate cyclase: MIDAAGRALTSEELRLILDAVPVPLSWATLPDGRIRFMNQAFRRCFGYAVEDFSGVEDWISRAYPREQDRDSARALWEVLWKARRSGHAMVEDIELELRCADGSSRTVLHRGIVLYDIGIGIATFDDITLRKQAEQAAWHFAHEDCLTGLPNRRQLKQRWEDSASRPGEGPAVLALLDLDDFKPVNDRYGHEAGDAVLRQVATRLRGLLRKEDLVCRLGGDEFALLMGPPSDTASAEAVCARLREAIRAPLPGLDGHRLDVSLGLVRVAPGRADFSQAYRAADAALYRAKRAGKGSWRWAETG, translated from the coding sequence TTGATCGACGCGGCCGGCCGCGCCCTGACATCGGAAGAGCTGCGGCTGATTCTGGACGCCGTCCCGGTGCCGCTCAGCTGGGCGACGCTGCCGGATGGCCGCATCCGCTTCATGAACCAGGCCTTCCGCCGCTGCTTCGGCTATGCGGTCGAGGATTTCTCGGGGGTCGAGGACTGGATCTCCCGCGCCTATCCGCGCGAGCAGGATCGCGACAGCGCCCGCGCGCTGTGGGAGGTGCTGTGGAAGGCCCGCCGCAGCGGCCATGCCATGGTCGAGGATATCGAGCTGGAGCTGCGCTGCGCCGATGGCAGCTCCCGCACCGTGCTGCACCGGGGCATCGTGCTCTACGATATCGGCATCGGCATCGCGACCTTCGACGACATCACGCTGCGCAAGCAGGCCGAGCAGGCGGCCTGGCATTTCGCGCATGAGGATTGCCTGACCGGCCTGCCCAATCGCCGCCAGCTGAAGCAGCGCTGGGAAGATTCGGCGTCGCGCCCGGGCGAGGGCCCGGCGGTGCTGGCGCTGCTCGACCTCGACGATTTCAAGCCGGTGAATGACCGCTACGGGCACGAGGCGGGGGATGCGGTGCTGCGCCAGGTGGCCACGCGGCTGCGCGGGCTGCTGCGGAAGGAGGATCTGGTCTGCCGCCTCGGCGGCGATGAATTCGCCCTGCTGATGGGCCCGCCTTCCGACACCGCCTCGGCCGAGGCGGTCTGCGCCCGGCTGCGCGAGGCGATCCGCGCGCCGCTGCCGGGGCTGGACGGGCACCGGCTGGACGTGTCGCTGGGGCTGGTGCGGGTGGCGCCGGGGCGGGCGGATTTCTCCCAGGCCTATCGCGCCGCGGATGCCGCGCTGTACCGCGCCAAGCGCGCCGGCAAGGGCAGCTGGCGCTGGGCCGAGACCGGCTGA
- a CDS encoding Hsp33 family molecular chaperone HslO, with amino-acid sequence MTDPTEPSATPDFLNHDRPPVPHLTVPRGVQPFHLEQKPVRGRLVRLGPLAEALLARHDNPEPVSALLGQALALTAGLAAALKFQGSFSLQAKGDGPVAMLLADCTEAGALRGYARAEALPEGAESAAALLGSGYLAFTCDQGPDMDRYQGIVAIEGETLAQMTGQYFETSEQLDSRVWLAAARTQSGWRAAALILERVAGAGGIGPELDATAQQDAWETALALAGTITEAELLDDNLPPDRLLYRLFHAEGLALDRPRPLSYGCRCSRARLASVLSGFGADDLDHMAEDGVITMTCEFCNVGFRFERDEVQAAGRG; translated from the coding sequence GTGACCGATCCGACCGAACCCTCCGCCACCCCCGATTTCCTCAACCATGACCGCCCGCCGGTGCCGCATCTGACGGTGCCGCGCGGCGTGCAGCCCTTCCATCTGGAGCAGAAGCCGGTGCGCGGCCGGCTGGTGCGCCTCGGCCCGCTGGCCGAGGCGCTGCTGGCCCGGCACGACAATCCCGAGCCGGTCTCGGCGCTGCTCGGCCAGGCGCTGGCGCTGACCGCGGGCCTGGCCGCGGCGCTGAAATTCCAGGGCAGCTTCAGCCTGCAGGCCAAGGGCGACGGCCCCGTCGCCATGCTGCTGGCCGATTGCACCGAGGCCGGCGCGCTGCGCGGCTATGCCCGCGCCGAGGCGCTGCCGGAAGGCGCCGAGAGCGCCGCCGCGCTGCTGGGCAGCGGCTATCTGGCCTTCACCTGCGACCAGGGGCCGGACATGGACCGCTACCAGGGCATCGTCGCCATCGAGGGCGAGACCCTGGCGCAGATGACCGGCCAGTATTTCGAGACCTCGGAGCAGCTGGACAGCCGCGTCTGGCTGGCCGCCGCGCGTACGCAATCCGGCTGGCGCGCCGCCGCGCTGATCCTGGAGCGGGTGGCCGGGGCCGGCGGCATCGGGCCGGAGCTGGACGCCACGGCGCAGCAGGATGCCTGGGAGACGGCGCTGGCGCTGGCCGGCACCATCACCGAGGCGGAGCTGCTGGACGACAACCTGCCGCCCGACCGTCTGCTCTACCGGCTGTTCCATGCCGAGGGGCTGGCGCTCGACCGGCCGCGTCCGCTGTCCTATGGGTGCCGTTGCTCCCGCGCCCGGCTGGCCTCCGTGCTGTCCGGCTTCGGGGCGGATGATCTGGACCACATGGCCGAGGACGGGGTCATCACCATGACCTGCGAGTTCTGCAATGTCGGCTTCCGCTTCGAGCGGGACGAGGTGCAGGCGGCAGGGCGCGGCTGA
- a CDS encoding methyl-accepting chemotaxis protein yields MPLLRWFAGLPRRFGVVSCLLSVTLLSVLVAAGAVAVALTAEVRESMLERSQQRLEGNLGMLKALLAQQGSEWRLEGDRLLLGGQPLNGRNEVVDTVKSITGGVATLFAGDTRIATNVLRPDGGRAVGTKLAPGPAYDAVFRRGEAYRGVAQILGSEHQTIYEPIRDASGRVIGLFFVGQPLSAVQAQTAELQQQGLIVGGAVMLVIGLLAWLATRLALRPLRGLARAVHDISEGRLDLDPPCTDRRDLLGEIGRAVQRLAERGRQARALEAEAEAARERSRAERRQMQQGLAGEIEQAVGGVARGLADETGRLNTAAALLAEGTTQAQRDAGQVAERARGATQNVQAVAAAAEQLASSIAEINRRVSEGAQMAQRAVTAAGASDATVAGLAAAADRIGDVVRLIADIAGQTNLLALNATIEAARAGEAGKGFAVVASEVKTLASQTARATEEISAQIGAMRGATAEAVTAVRGIAEAVARMGEVTAAIAAAVEEQGAATREIARNAAAAAQGTEGAAQSTLGLTEHVEAAAAALGDVRHAAEAVGRQGAALQGELSGVVQRLRAA; encoded by the coding sequence ATGCCCCTGCTCCGCTGGTTTGCTGGCCTGCCGCGCCGCTTCGGCGTGGTGAGCTGTCTGCTCTCTGTCACCCTCCTTTCCGTGCTGGTCGCCGCCGGCGCCGTCGCCGTCGCCCTCACCGCGGAGGTGCGCGAGAGCATGCTGGAGCGCTCGCAGCAGCGGCTGGAGGGCAATCTCGGCATGCTGAAGGCGCTGCTGGCGCAGCAGGGCAGCGAATGGCGCCTGGAGGGCGACCGGCTGCTGCTGGGCGGCCAGCCGCTGAACGGCCGCAACGAGGTGGTGGACACGGTGAAGAGCATCACCGGCGGCGTCGCCACCCTGTTCGCCGGCGACACCCGCATCGCCACCAATGTGCTGCGCCCGGATGGCGGCCGCGCCGTCGGCACCAAACTGGCGCCCGGCCCGGCCTATGACGCGGTGTTCCGCCGCGGCGAGGCCTATCGCGGCGTGGCGCAGATCCTGGGCAGCGAGCACCAGACCATCTATGAGCCGATCCGCGACGCCTCCGGCCGCGTCATCGGCCTGTTCTTCGTCGGCCAGCCGCTCTCCGCCGTGCAGGCGCAGACCGCCGAGCTGCAGCAGCAGGGGCTGATCGTCGGCGGCGCGGTGATGCTGGTGATCGGGCTGCTGGCCTGGCTGGCGACGCGGCTGGCGCTGCGCCCGCTGCGCGGCCTGGCGCGCGCGGTGCACGACATCTCCGAGGGCCGGCTGGATCTCGACCCGCCCTGCACCGACCGGCGCGACCTGCTGGGCGAGATCGGCCGCGCCGTGCAGCGCCTGGCCGAGCGCGGCCGCCAGGCCCGCGCGCTGGAGGCGGAGGCCGAGGCGGCGCGCGAGCGGTCGCGCGCCGAGCGGCGGCAGATGCAGCAGGGCCTGGCCGGCGAGATCGAGCAGGCGGTGGGCGGCGTGGCGCGCGGCCTGGCCGATGAGACCGGCCGGCTGAACACCGCCGCCGCCCTGCTGGCCGAGGGCACCACCCAGGCGCAGCGCGATGCCGGCCAGGTGGCCGAGCGCGCCCGCGGCGCCACCCAGAACGTCCAGGCGGTGGCGGCGGCGGCCGAGCAGCTGGCCAGCAGCATCGCCGAGATCAACCGCCGCGTCAGCGAGGGGGCGCAGATGGCGCAGCGCGCCGTCACCGCCGCCGGCGCCTCGGACGCCACCGTGGCCGGGCTCGCCGCCGCCGCCGACCGCATCGGCGATGTGGTGCGCCTCATCGCCGACATCGCCGGCCAGACCAATCTGCTGGCGCTGAACGCCACGATCGAGGCGGCCCGCGCCGGGGAGGCCGGCAAGGGCTTCGCCGTCGTCGCCTCGGAGGTGAAGACGCTGGCCAGCCAGACCGCCCGCGCCACCGAGGAGATCTCCGCCCAGATCGGCGCCATGCGCGGTGCCACGGCCGAGGCGGTCACCGCCGTGCGCGGCATCGCCGAGGCGGTGGCGCGCATGGGCGAGGTGACCGCGGCCATCGCCGCCGCCGTGGAGGAGCAGGGGGCGGCGACGCGGGAGATCGCCCGCAACGCCGCCGCCGCCGCCCAGGGCACCGAGGGCGCGGCGCAGAGCACGCTGGGACTGACCGAGCATGTCGAGGCCGCCGCCGCCGCGCTGGGCGATGTGCGCCACGCGGCCGAGGCGGTGGGCCGCCAGGGCGCGGCGCTGCAGGGCGAGCTGTCCGGCGTGGTGCAGCGGCTGCGCGCCGCCTGA